A single genomic interval of Mycolicibacterium sp. MU0053 harbors:
- a CDS encoding TetR/AcrR family transcriptional regulator encodes MRVLDAALELIAYHGVSGTSLQMIADAIGVTKAAVYHQFKTKDEIVVGVTELELASLEDALAAAQAESDPASARKVLLTQVIDMAVARRRWVRTLQNDPIIIRLLGEHEPFRAFISELYGVLQGDEDDTTARVSAALFSGAIGGAIINPLLDDIDDDTLRAALMQLTTRMLNLPD; translated from the coding sequence ATGCGCGTCCTGGACGCGGCGCTGGAGCTGATCGCCTACCACGGTGTCAGCGGCACCTCGCTCCAGATGATCGCCGATGCCATCGGCGTGACGAAGGCCGCGGTCTACCACCAGTTCAAGACCAAGGACGAGATCGTCGTGGGCGTCACCGAACTCGAGTTGGCGAGCTTGGAGGACGCGCTGGCCGCCGCCCAGGCGGAGTCCGACCCGGCCAGCGCGCGCAAGGTGCTGCTCACGCAGGTCATCGACATGGCCGTGGCCCGGCGGCGCTGGGTCAGGACGCTGCAGAACGACCCGATCATCATCCGTCTGCTCGGCGAGCACGAACCGTTCCGGGCGTTCATCAGCGAGCTTTACGGCGTCCTGCAGGGCGATGAGGACGACACCACGGCCCGGGTGTCGGCCGCGCTGTTCTCCGGTGCCATCGGCGGCGCGATCATCAACCCGCTGCTCGACGACATCGACGACGACACGCTGCGCGCCGCGTTGATGCAGCTGACGACCCGAATGCTGAACCTGCCCGATTGA
- a CDS encoding GNAT family N-acetyltransferase: MAELITQRASHLSGLSVFADCFGADLYGLAASLEPLHLDPGEVLMEQGDTSHFFAILADGSVAIRHEDGNGAAVEMVVPAGEIVGEIAMLKNQPRVASVVATTEVTGWRGGDDAFAELIQLPGVLRNLVRTARQRLAAFLTPIPVRMRDGSEMQLRPALPGDKEMASHGHVQFSAETLYRRFMSFREPNQQLMSYLFEVDYVDHFVWVITAEDDEVVADARFVRDESKGTTAEVAFIVADAYQGRGVGSFLMKAVAIAAEVAGVEQFTARVLSENLSMRRILDGYGAHWEREDLGVVMTVLPVPERRRIKLPKDLADRIAGLARQAIKAVG, from the coding sequence GTGGCCGAACTGATCACCCAGCGGGCCAGTCATCTTTCGGGCCTGTCGGTGTTCGCCGACTGCTTCGGCGCCGATCTCTACGGCCTGGCCGCCAGCCTGGAACCGCTGCACCTCGATCCCGGCGAAGTGTTGATGGAACAGGGCGACACGTCGCATTTCTTCGCAATCCTCGCCGACGGGTCCGTCGCAATCCGCCATGAGGACGGCAACGGGGCGGCGGTCGAGATGGTGGTGCCCGCCGGTGAGATCGTTGGCGAGATCGCCATGCTCAAGAACCAGCCCCGCGTCGCGTCCGTCGTCGCGACCACCGAGGTGACGGGGTGGCGCGGCGGCGACGACGCCTTTGCCGAGCTGATCCAGTTGCCCGGCGTGCTGCGGAACCTGGTTCGCACCGCCAGACAGCGCCTGGCCGCATTCCTGACCCCGATTCCGGTCCGGATGCGCGATGGCTCCGAGATGCAGCTGCGCCCGGCGCTGCCAGGAGACAAAGAAATGGCCTCGCATGGCCACGTGCAGTTCTCCGCGGAGACGTTGTATCGCCGATTCATGTCCTTTCGCGAACCGAATCAGCAGTTGATGAGCTATCTGTTCGAGGTCGACTACGTCGATCATTTCGTATGGGTGATCACCGCCGAGGACGACGAGGTGGTGGCCGATGCCCGGTTCGTTCGGGACGAGAGCAAGGGGACAACTGCCGAGGTCGCCTTCATCGTCGCCGACGCGTATCAGGGCAGGGGTGTCGGTTCATTTCTCATGAAGGCAGTGGCGATCGCCGCCGAAGTCGCCGGCGTCGAGCAGTTCACCGCGCGGGTGTTGAGCGAGAACCTGTCGATGCGCAGAATCCTGGACGGCTACGGAGCGCATTGGGAGCGGGAGGATCTCGGAGTGGTGATGACGGTGCTGCCGGTGCCGGAGCGCAGGCGCATCAAATTGCCCAAAGACCTGGCGGACCGGATTGCGGGTTTGGCGCGTCAGGCCATCAAGGCGGTGGGATGA
- a CDS encoding shikimate 5-dehydrogenase: MARPALSKDTTVCISLAARPTNIGTRFHNYLYEQLGLDFLYKAFSTSDIAAAIGGVRALGIRGVSVSMPFKQDVLGLVDHVEPSARAINAVNTVVNDAGVLTASNTDYLAIEQLIESHGLVPDATVLLCGSGGMASAVGTAFRDSGFQSGVVIARNPVAGPALAERLGYRWRPHVGGATASIVINATPIGMAGAAEERDSPFGETAIAAADTVFDVVAVPAETPLIAAGRAAGKRVITGAEVIALQAAEQFARYTGVRPSAEQVAEAAAFSRGT, translated from the coding sequence ATGGCGCGCCCGGCGCTGAGCAAGGACACCACGGTGTGCATCTCGTTGGCTGCGCGTCCGACCAACATCGGTACCCGCTTCCACAACTACCTGTACGAGCAACTCGGGCTCGACTTTCTGTACAAGGCCTTCAGTACCAGCGACATTGCCGCAGCCATCGGGGGCGTGCGTGCACTGGGCATTCGAGGCGTTTCGGTGTCGATGCCGTTCAAACAGGACGTTCTGGGTCTGGTCGATCACGTGGAGCCCTCCGCGCGAGCCATCAACGCGGTCAACACCGTAGTCAACGACGCGGGGGTGTTGACGGCCTCGAACACCGACTACCTCGCCATCGAGCAGTTGATCGAATCGCACGGGCTGGTGCCCGATGCGACCGTGCTGCTCTGCGGTAGCGGCGGAATGGCCAGCGCCGTGGGAACCGCATTTCGGGACAGCGGATTTCAGAGCGGCGTGGTGATCGCCCGCAACCCGGTCGCCGGGCCGGCGTTGGCCGAACGGCTGGGCTACCGCTGGCGGCCGCACGTCGGCGGGGCCACCGCCTCGATCGTCATCAACGCCACGCCCATCGGCATGGCCGGTGCCGCGGAGGAGCGCGACAGCCCCTTCGGCGAGACCGCCATCGCGGCCGCGGACACCGTGTTCGACGTGGTGGCTGTGCCCGCGGAGACGCCGCTGATCGCTGCCGGGCGGGCGGCAGGCAAACGGGTGATCACCGGTGCCGAAGTCATCGCTCTACAAGCCGCGGAGCAGTTTGCGCGCTACACCGGTGTGCGGCCCTCCGCGGAACAAGTGGCGGAGGCCGCTGCGTTCTCCCGCGGCACGTAG
- a CDS encoding HNH endonuclease signature motif containing protein, producing MFPAATSAITAGRSDQRLEVLFDELAELTGQRNAIDGRIVEIVAEVDRDGLWGNTGAKSVPALVAWKTGTSPRNAETIVAVAQRLDEFPRCAQGLREGRLSLDRLGVIAERAADGSDEHYAQLAEVATVNQLRTAVKLEPRPDPEPRPEVQRSITKVVQDDHTTWRIRLPRVEAAKFEAALQSHRDAQIADWKRDHDANGPIPEQAPPFPDGVDAFMSLIEAGWDCDVARRPHGQHTTVVVHLDVKDRLAALHLGPLLTDHERRYLTCDATAEVWFEHDGQPIGAGRTTRTISRRLRRALEHRDRCCAVPGCGATRGLHAHHLVHWEDGGPTELHNLILLCPYHHRAHHRGLLTLTGPAHRLVVTDSDGQPLHPGALARPPKTPPPDVPPCPGPTGERAQWWWYQPFQPQAPPTTN from the coding sequence ATGTTCCCGGCCGCGACCTCAGCCATCACTGCGGGGCGCTCTGACCAGCGTCTTGAGGTACTTTTCGACGAACTTGCCGAATTGACCGGTCAGCGCAATGCGATCGACGGGCGCATCGTGGAGATCGTTGCCGAGGTGGACCGCGACGGACTGTGGGGCAACACCGGCGCGAAGTCGGTGCCGGCGTTGGTGGCCTGGAAGACCGGCACCTCGCCGCGCAACGCCGAGACGATCGTCGCGGTGGCGCAGCGCCTCGACGAATTCCCCCGCTGCGCCCAAGGACTCCGTGAGGGTCGACTGTCACTGGACCGACTCGGAGTCATCGCCGAACGCGCCGCCGACGGCTCCGACGAGCACTACGCCCAACTGGCCGAGGTCGCCACCGTCAACCAACTACGCACCGCCGTCAAACTCGAACCCCGACCCGACCCCGAACCGCGACCGGAAGTGCAGCGCTCGATCACCAAGGTGGTCCAGGACGACCACACCACCTGGCGCATCCGCTTGCCACGGGTGGAGGCCGCCAAATTCGAGGCCGCCCTACAGTCCCACCGCGACGCGCAGATCGCCGACTGGAAACGCGACCACGACGCCAACGGACCGATCCCCGAACAGGCGCCACCGTTTCCCGACGGCGTCGATGCCTTCATGAGCCTCATCGAAGCCGGCTGGGACTGCGACGTCGCCCGCCGCCCCCACGGACAGCACACCACCGTGGTCGTACACCTCGACGTCAAGGATCGACTGGCCGCCCTGCACCTGGGACCGCTGCTCACCGATCACGAACGCCGCTACCTGACCTGCGACGCCACCGCCGAAGTGTGGTTCGAACACGACGGCCAACCCATCGGCGCCGGCCGCACCACCCGCACCATCAGCCGACGACTGCGCCGCGCCCTCGAACACCGCGACCGCTGCTGCGCGGTACCCGGCTGCGGCGCCACCCGCGGCCTGCACGCTCACCACCTCGTGCACTGGGAAGACGGCGGCCCCACCGAACTGCACAACCTCATCCTGCTCTGTCCCTACCACCACCGCGCCCACCACCGCGGCCTGCTCACCCTCACCGGACCCGCCCACCGACTCGTCGTGACCGACAGCGACGGCCAGCCACTGCACCCAGGCGCGCTGGCTCGCCCGCCGAAGACTCCCCCACCCGATGTCCCACCCTGCCCCGGACCCACCGGCGAACGCGCCCAATGGTGGTGGTACCAACCCTTCCAACCGCAAGCACCACCGACGACCAATTAG